In Eubalaena glacialis isolate mEubGla1 chromosome 2, mEubGla1.1.hap2.+ XY, whole genome shotgun sequence, a single genomic region encodes these proteins:
- the LPCAT4 gene encoding lysophospholipid acyltransferase LPCAT4 isoform X3 yields the protein MSYTSPASRGLRTVCHNGVLGLSRLLFFLLGFLRIRVRGQRASRLQAPVLVAAPHSTFFDPIVLLPCDLPKVVSRAENLSVPVIGALLRFNQAILVSRHDPASRRRVVEEVRRRATSGGKWPQVLFFPEGTCSNKKALLKFKPGAFIAGVPVQPVLIRYPNSLDTTSWAWRGPGVLKVLWLTASQPCSIVDVEFLPVYRPSPEESRDPTLYANNVQRVMAQALGIPATECEFVGSLPVIVVGRLKVALEPQLWELGRVLQKAGLSPGCVDTEAEPGRSRMISQEEFARQLQLSDPQMVAGAFSYFQQDARGLVDFRDVALALAALDGGRSLEELTRLAFELFAEDKEEQAEGPGRLLYKDGFSTILHLLLGSPHLAARTLHAELCQAGARQGLSLCLLSRLALAMQVSSRTSPFTTRSMGSSSAPTCAPPRHQTPPPQPAPLLWPTGPRRPPSRRATEHLDLSGSHPPPDSGQRQRPPLGLKPVSVLLDFWLSLLVFLSWFSFFVRLVLFCKKLFYI from the exons ATGAGTTACACCTCTCCCGCCTCCAGAGGGTTAAG GACTGTGTGCCACAACGGGGTGCTGGGCCTCAGCCGCCTGCTCTTCTTCCTGCTCGGTTTCCTCCGGATTCGAGTTCGGGGCCAGCGGGCCTCTCGCCTTCAAGCTCCCGTCCTGGTTGCTGCCCCTCACTCTACTTTCTTTGACCCCATTGTTCTGCTGCCctgtgacctgcccaaggttgtGTCTCGAGCTGAGAACCTTTCTGTTCCTGTCATTGGAG CCCTTCTTCGCTTCAACCAAGCCATCCTAGTATCCAGGCATGACCCGGCTTCTCGGCGCAGGGTGGTGGAGGAGGTCCGAAGGCGGGCTACCTCAGGAGGCAAGTGGCCCCAG gtACTATTCTTTCCTGAGGGCACCTGTTCCAACAAGAAGGCTTTGCTTAAATTCAAACCAG GAGCCTTCATCGCAGGGGTGCCTGTGCAGCCTGTCCTCATCCGCTACCCCAACAGTCTG GATACCACCAGCTGGGCATGGAGGGGCCCTGGAGT ACTCAAAGTCCTCTGGCTCACAGCCTCTCAGCCCTGCAGCATCGTGGATGTGGAG ttcCTCCCTGTGTACCGCCCCAGCCCGGAGGAGAGCAGGGACCCCACCCTCTATGCCAACAACGTCCAGAGGGTTATGGCACA GGCCCTGGGCATTCCAGCCACCGAGTGTGAGTTTGTAGGGAGCTTGCCGGTGATTGTGGTGGGCCGGCTGAAGGTGGCATTGGAGCCGCAGCTCTGGGAACTGGGAAGGGTGCTTCAGAAGGCTGG GCTGTCCCCTGGCTGTGTGGACACTGAGGCAGAGCCAGGCCGGAGTCGAATGATCAGCCAGGAAGAGTTTGCCAGGCAGCTACAGCTCTCTGACCCACAGATGGTGGCTGGTGCCTTTAGCTACTTCCAGCAG GATGCCAGGGGTTTGGTGGACTTCCGAGACGTGGCCCTTGCGTTGGCAGCTCTGGATGGGGGCAGGAGCCTGGAGGAGCTGACTCGCCTGGCCTTTGAG CTCTTTGCCGAGGATAAAGAGGAGCAAGCCGAGGGGCCCGGCCGCCTGCTGTACAAAGACGGCTTCAGCACCATCCTGCACCTGCTGCTGGGCTCGCCCCACCTTGCCGCCAGGACTTTGCATGCCGAGCTGTGCCAGGCAGGAGCCCGCCAGGGCCTCTCCCTCT gTCTACTTTCCCGTCTCGCTCTTGCCATGCAGGTGAGTTCCAGGACTTCTCCGTTCACCACCCGCTCCATGGGAAGCTCTTCGGCACCTACCTGCGCCCCTCCCAGGCACCAAACGCCTCCTCCCCAGCCAGCGCCCCTGCTCTGGCCAACGGGGCCGCGCAGGCCCCCAAGCAGAAGGGCGACTGAGCACCTCGACCTCTCCGGCTCGCACCCGCCCCCAGACTCAGGGCAGCGCCAGAGGCCACCCCTGGGCCTCAAGCCCGTCTCTGTCCTGCTTGACTTTTGGTTAtcgttgttggtttttttaagttggttttcattttttgttcgtttggtcttattttgtaagaaactattttatatataa
- the LPCAT4 gene encoding lysophospholipid acyltransferase LPCAT4 isoform X1 — protein MSQGSPGDWAPLYPTPGPPAPPNPFVHELHLSRLQRVKFCLLGALLAPIRVLLAFIVLFLLWPFAWLQVAGLTEEQLQEPITGWRKTVCHNGVLGLSRLLFFLLGFLRIRVRGQRASRLQAPVLVAAPHSTFFDPIVLLPCDLPKVVSRAENLSVPVIGALLRFNQAILVSRHDPASRRRVVEEVRRRATSGGKWPQVLFFPEGTCSNKKALLKFKPGAFIAGVPVQPVLIRYPNSLDTTSWAWRGPGVLKVLWLTASQPCSIVDVEFLPVYRPSPEESRDPTLYANNVQRVMAQALGIPATECEFVGSLPVIVVGRLKVALEPQLWELGRVLQKAGLSPGCVDTEAEPGRSRMISQEEFARQLQLSDPQMVAGAFSYFQQDARGLVDFRDVALALAALDGGRSLEELTRLAFELFAEDKEEQAEGPGRLLYKDGFSTILHLLLGSPHLAARTLHAELCQAGARQGLSLCLLSRLALAMQVSSRTSPFTTRSMGSSSAPTCAPPRHQTPPPQPAPLLWPTGPRRPPSRRATEHLDLSGSHPPPDSGQRQRPPLGLKPVSVLLDFWLSLLVFLSWFSFFVRLVLFCKKLFYI, from the exons ATGAGCCAGGGAAGTCCGGGGGACTGGGCCCCCCTCTATCCCACCCCCGGACCCCCGGCGCCCCCCAACCCCTTCGTGCATGAGTTACACCTCTCCCGCCTCCAGAGGGTTAAG TTCTGCCTCCTGGGGGCACTGCTGGCCCCCATCCGAGTGCTTCTGGCCTTTATCGTCCTCTTTCTCCTCTGGCCCTTTGCCTGGCTGCAAGTAGCTGGTCTTACTGAGGAGCAGCTTCAGGAGCCGATTACAGGATGGAGAAA GACTGTGTGCCACAACGGGGTGCTGGGCCTCAGCCGCCTGCTCTTCTTCCTGCTCGGTTTCCTCCGGATTCGAGTTCGGGGCCAGCGGGCCTCTCGCCTTCAAGCTCCCGTCCTGGTTGCTGCCCCTCACTCTACTTTCTTTGACCCCATTGTTCTGCTGCCctgtgacctgcccaaggttgtGTCTCGAGCTGAGAACCTTTCTGTTCCTGTCATTGGAG CCCTTCTTCGCTTCAACCAAGCCATCCTAGTATCCAGGCATGACCCGGCTTCTCGGCGCAGGGTGGTGGAGGAGGTCCGAAGGCGGGCTACCTCAGGAGGCAAGTGGCCCCAG gtACTATTCTTTCCTGAGGGCACCTGTTCCAACAAGAAGGCTTTGCTTAAATTCAAACCAG GAGCCTTCATCGCAGGGGTGCCTGTGCAGCCTGTCCTCATCCGCTACCCCAACAGTCTG GATACCACCAGCTGGGCATGGAGGGGCCCTGGAGT ACTCAAAGTCCTCTGGCTCACAGCCTCTCAGCCCTGCAGCATCGTGGATGTGGAG ttcCTCCCTGTGTACCGCCCCAGCCCGGAGGAGAGCAGGGACCCCACCCTCTATGCCAACAACGTCCAGAGGGTTATGGCACA GGCCCTGGGCATTCCAGCCACCGAGTGTGAGTTTGTAGGGAGCTTGCCGGTGATTGTGGTGGGCCGGCTGAAGGTGGCATTGGAGCCGCAGCTCTGGGAACTGGGAAGGGTGCTTCAGAAGGCTGG GCTGTCCCCTGGCTGTGTGGACACTGAGGCAGAGCCAGGCCGGAGTCGAATGATCAGCCAGGAAGAGTTTGCCAGGCAGCTACAGCTCTCTGACCCACAGATGGTGGCTGGTGCCTTTAGCTACTTCCAGCAG GATGCCAGGGGTTTGGTGGACTTCCGAGACGTGGCCCTTGCGTTGGCAGCTCTGGATGGGGGCAGGAGCCTGGAGGAGCTGACTCGCCTGGCCTTTGAG CTCTTTGCCGAGGATAAAGAGGAGCAAGCCGAGGGGCCCGGCCGCCTGCTGTACAAAGACGGCTTCAGCACCATCCTGCACCTGCTGCTGGGCTCGCCCCACCTTGCCGCCAGGACTTTGCATGCCGAGCTGTGCCAGGCAGGAGCCCGCCAGGGCCTCTCCCTCT gTCTACTTTCCCGTCTCGCTCTTGCCATGCAGGTGAGTTCCAGGACTTCTCCGTTCACCACCCGCTCCATGGGAAGCTCTTCGGCACCTACCTGCGCCCCTCCCAGGCACCAAACGCCTCCTCCCCAGCCAGCGCCCCTGCTCTGGCCAACGGGGCCGCGCAGGCCCCCAAGCAGAAGGGCGACTGAGCACCTCGACCTCTCCGGCTCGCACCCGCCCCCAGACTCAGGGCAGCGCCAGAGGCCACCCCTGGGCCTCAAGCCCGTCTCTGTCCTGCTTGACTTTTGGTTAtcgttgttggtttttttaagttggttttcattttttgttcgtttggtcttattttgtaagaaactattttatatataa
- the LPCAT4 gene encoding lysophospholipid acyltransferase LPCAT4 isoform X2 has translation MSQGSPGDWAPLYPTPGPPAPPNPFVHELHLSRLQRVKFCLLGALLAPIRVLLAFIVLFLLWPFAWLQVAGLTEEQLQEPITGWRKTVCHNGVLGLSRLLFFLLGFLRIRVRGQRASRLQAPVLVAAPHSTFFDPIVLLPCDLPKVVSRAENLSVPVIGALLRFNQAILVSRHDPASRRRVVEEVRRRATSGGKWPQVLFFPEGTCSNKKALLKFKPGAFIAGVPVQPVLIRYPNSLDTTSWAWRGPGVLKVLWLTASQPCSIVDVEFLPVYRPSPEESRDPTLYANNVQRVMAQALGIPATECEFVGSLPVIVVGRLKVALEPQLWELGRVLQKAGLSPGCVDTEAEPGRSRMISQEEFARQLQLSDPQMVAGAFSYFQQDARGLVDFRDVALALAALDGGRSLEELTRLAFELFAEDKEEQAEGPGRLLYKDGFSTILHLLLGSPHLAARTLHAELCQAGARQGLSLCEFQDFSVHHPLHGKLFGTYLRPSQAPNASSPASAPALANGAAQAPKQKGD, from the exons ATGAGCCAGGGAAGTCCGGGGGACTGGGCCCCCCTCTATCCCACCCCCGGACCCCCGGCGCCCCCCAACCCCTTCGTGCATGAGTTACACCTCTCCCGCCTCCAGAGGGTTAAG TTCTGCCTCCTGGGGGCACTGCTGGCCCCCATCCGAGTGCTTCTGGCCTTTATCGTCCTCTTTCTCCTCTGGCCCTTTGCCTGGCTGCAAGTAGCTGGTCTTACTGAGGAGCAGCTTCAGGAGCCGATTACAGGATGGAGAAA GACTGTGTGCCACAACGGGGTGCTGGGCCTCAGCCGCCTGCTCTTCTTCCTGCTCGGTTTCCTCCGGATTCGAGTTCGGGGCCAGCGGGCCTCTCGCCTTCAAGCTCCCGTCCTGGTTGCTGCCCCTCACTCTACTTTCTTTGACCCCATTGTTCTGCTGCCctgtgacctgcccaaggttgtGTCTCGAGCTGAGAACCTTTCTGTTCCTGTCATTGGAG CCCTTCTTCGCTTCAACCAAGCCATCCTAGTATCCAGGCATGACCCGGCTTCTCGGCGCAGGGTGGTGGAGGAGGTCCGAAGGCGGGCTACCTCAGGAGGCAAGTGGCCCCAG gtACTATTCTTTCCTGAGGGCACCTGTTCCAACAAGAAGGCTTTGCTTAAATTCAAACCAG GAGCCTTCATCGCAGGGGTGCCTGTGCAGCCTGTCCTCATCCGCTACCCCAACAGTCTG GATACCACCAGCTGGGCATGGAGGGGCCCTGGAGT ACTCAAAGTCCTCTGGCTCACAGCCTCTCAGCCCTGCAGCATCGTGGATGTGGAG ttcCTCCCTGTGTACCGCCCCAGCCCGGAGGAGAGCAGGGACCCCACCCTCTATGCCAACAACGTCCAGAGGGTTATGGCACA GGCCCTGGGCATTCCAGCCACCGAGTGTGAGTTTGTAGGGAGCTTGCCGGTGATTGTGGTGGGCCGGCTGAAGGTGGCATTGGAGCCGCAGCTCTGGGAACTGGGAAGGGTGCTTCAGAAGGCTGG GCTGTCCCCTGGCTGTGTGGACACTGAGGCAGAGCCAGGCCGGAGTCGAATGATCAGCCAGGAAGAGTTTGCCAGGCAGCTACAGCTCTCTGACCCACAGATGGTGGCTGGTGCCTTTAGCTACTTCCAGCAG GATGCCAGGGGTTTGGTGGACTTCCGAGACGTGGCCCTTGCGTTGGCAGCTCTGGATGGGGGCAGGAGCCTGGAGGAGCTGACTCGCCTGGCCTTTGAG CTCTTTGCCGAGGATAAAGAGGAGCAAGCCGAGGGGCCCGGCCGCCTGCTGTACAAAGACGGCTTCAGCACCATCCTGCACCTGCTGCTGGGCTCGCCCCACCTTGCCGCCAGGACTTTGCATGCCGAGCTGTGCCAGGCAGGAGCCCGCCAGGGCCTCTCCCTCT GTGAGTTCCAGGACTTCTCCGTTCACCACCCGCTCCATGGGAAGCTCTTCGGCACCTACCTGCGCCCCTCCCAGGCACCAAACGCCTCCTCCCCAGCCAGCGCCCCTGCTCTGGCCAACGGGGCCGCGCAGGCCCCCAAGCAGAAGGGCGACTGA